Proteins encoded in a region of the uncultured Paludibaculum sp. genome:
- a CDS encoding acyltransferase family protein: MQHASERFHAFDALRASMMLLGVALHSATAYSTFPDVWWLKDPVTSHWLDAFLLFLHSFRLPAFFVMSGFFAALLIGRRGWQGFLENRAARLGLPFLLGMLFLYPVLKVASVFCYFLVRQPDAWNRTLGWLGEGRLERAIEPMHLWFLEILMWLCLAAAPLAPRLTRWLGRTWFRSVLTNRFAPLFWGLLTFLTLLPMEFGILDTPHNFAPHFRIIGAYAVFFAFGWGLYCHRESLPLLRSAGWPHVALALLFTFFTIGAIDRQVANRAVRDWPAFLATCAGTALTAWFMIFGLIGLFLRYCSQPSARHRYLSDSAYWLYIVHPPVLVALQIPMMPLPWPAEVKALIGLFAAVPILLASYHYFVRSTWIGVILNGRKYPVPAQTTAIETCLEPQASV, translated from the coding sequence ATGCAACACGCCTCCGAACGCTTTCACGCCTTCGACGCTCTCCGCGCCTCCATGATGCTGCTCGGGGTCGCGCTACACAGTGCCACAGCCTACTCCACCTTTCCTGATGTCTGGTGGCTCAAGGATCCCGTTACCAGCCACTGGCTGGATGCGTTCCTCCTCTTCCTCCACTCGTTCCGCCTACCTGCCTTCTTTGTCATGAGTGGCTTCTTCGCCGCACTCCTGATCGGCCGGCGAGGCTGGCAGGGCTTCCTCGAAAACCGGGCCGCCCGCCTGGGCTTGCCGTTCCTCCTGGGGATGCTGTTCCTATACCCCGTCCTCAAGGTCGCCAGCGTCTTCTGTTACTTCCTCGTCCGTCAGCCCGACGCCTGGAATCGGACCCTTGGCTGGCTCGGCGAAGGCCGTCTGGAGCGTGCCATCGAGCCGATGCACCTCTGGTTCCTGGAAATCCTCATGTGGCTGTGCCTCGCCGCCGCCCCCCTGGCTCCGCGCCTCACCCGTTGGCTCGGCCGCACGTGGTTCCGCTCGGTGCTGACCAACCGCTTCGCCCCACTCTTCTGGGGGTTGCTGACCTTCCTGACCCTCCTGCCCATGGAATTCGGCATCCTCGACACACCTCACAACTTCGCCCCGCACTTCCGCATCATTGGCGCGTATGCCGTTTTCTTCGCCTTCGGATGGGGTCTCTACTGCCACCGCGAATCCTTGCCTCTGCTTCGCTCCGCCGGTTGGCCTCACGTTGCTCTGGCGCTCTTGTTCACGTTTTTCACTATCGGCGCCATCGACCGCCAGGTGGCCAACCGCGCCGTTCGCGATTGGCCCGCCTTTCTCGCCACCTGCGCCGGCACCGCCCTCACCGCGTGGTTCATGATCTTCGGCCTCATCGGGCTCTTCCTCCGCTATTGCTCGCAGCCTTCCGCCCGGCACCGCTACCTCTCGGATTCGGCCTATTGGCTCTATATTGTTCATCCGCCGGTCCTGGTCGCCCTGCAGATCCCAATGATGCCGCTGCCGTGGCCAGCCGAGGTCAAAGCACTGATTGGGCTGTTCGCCGCCGTTCCAATCCTGCTCGCCAGCTACCACTACTTCGTCCGCTCCACCTGGATCGGTGTCATCCTGAACGGACGCAAGTACCCGGTACCGGCCCAAACCACCGCAATTGAAACTTGTTTGGAACCCCAAGCATCCGTATAA
- a CDS encoding Gfo/Idh/MocA family oxidoreductase: MRIAVVGLGFMGLTHLKAYKRIPGVEIGAVSCNEPKVLAGDLSSIQGNLDIDGEAVDFQSAQKFADALECVRRADVDAVDLCLPTAMHAPIAIEALRAGKHVLVEKPMALDAAQCDQMMAEAEKAGRLLMSAQVLRFFPAYIPLIEAAQTGKLGEPRHGLFRRRCAAPGWSAWLANKSTSGGGVFDLLIHDVDMALVCFGKPQAVSATGFEDLPGGVDMLTAQLYYPNGFSVTITGGWHLQSNYPFSMEYTVVGKDAAIEYSSAGRPPHWYGRGEERALPLSPVDGYQAEIEYFVHCIQTGSKPERCTPQSSADAVKLTRLLEDARARQGEILPCQI, from the coding sequence ATGCGCATAGCAGTGGTCGGACTTGGCTTCATGGGATTGACCCATCTGAAAGCCTACAAAAGAATCCCCGGTGTCGAGATCGGCGCCGTAAGCTGTAATGAACCAAAGGTCCTGGCCGGAGATCTATCCTCCATCCAGGGCAACCTGGACATCGACGGCGAGGCGGTTGATTTCCAATCCGCCCAGAAATTCGCCGACGCCCTGGAATGTGTGCGGCGGGCCGACGTGGACGCAGTGGACCTCTGTTTGCCCACGGCCATGCACGCGCCCATCGCCATCGAGGCCTTGCGGGCCGGCAAACACGTTCTCGTGGAAAAACCCATGGCGCTCGACGCCGCGCAGTGCGACCAGATGATGGCCGAGGCCGAAAAGGCCGGCCGGCTTCTGATGAGTGCCCAGGTTCTGCGTTTCTTCCCCGCCTACATCCCGCTTATCGAAGCGGCACAGACCGGCAAACTCGGCGAACCCCGCCATGGCCTGTTCCGCCGCCGCTGCGCCGCGCCTGGCTGGAGTGCGTGGCTGGCGAACAAGTCCACTTCCGGCGGCGGCGTCTTCGACCTGCTCATCCACGATGTCGACATGGCCCTCGTCTGCTTTGGCAAGCCCCAGGCCGTCTCCGCCACCGGCTTTGAAGATTTGCCCGGCGGCGTCGACATGCTTACCGCCCAGCTCTACTATCCCAATGGCTTCTCAGTGACGATCACGGGCGGCTGGCATCTGCAATCCAACTATCCGTTCTCGATGGAGTACACGGTGGTCGGCAAGGACGCGGCCATCGAGTACAGCTCCGCCGGACGCCCGCCGCACTGGTACGGCCGTGGAGAGGAGCGCGCCTTGCCGCTCTCTCCGGTCGACGGCTACCAGGCCGAAATCGAGTACTTTGTCCATTGCATTCAGACCGGCTCGAAGCCTGAGCGCTGCACCCCGCAGTCGTCAGCCGACGCCGTGAAATTGACCCGCCTTCTTGAGGACGCGCGGGCCCGCCAAGGAGAGATTCTGCCATGTCAAATTTGA
- a CDS encoding sugar phosphate isomerase/epimerase family protein yields the protein MSNLTLKDREVGIFFWAEPDALATLRTVKSCGVVSGQLAIDGTVKLTPETTAAWKAAIATEDFHVFTVFAAYEGEDYADIPTVVRTVGFMPAETRAARELRTREVIDFAAALGVKSFGCHVGFIPHDPTHPEYIAVRDLVRRIADYAATFGMTYCLETGQEPADQLLAFFGDVERANVKINFDPANMILYGSGEPVAAFELLAGQVISVHGKDGDWPDAAKPGSLGTERILGEGSVNIPKFMAALKAKGYNGPVCVESGVHGEEQRWQTLSNAVKLLNSLR from the coding sequence ATGTCAAATTTGACCCTGAAAGATCGCGAAGTCGGCATCTTTTTCTGGGCTGAACCCGATGCCCTGGCCACGCTTCGCACCGTGAAGTCCTGCGGCGTTGTCTCCGGCCAACTGGCCATTGACGGCACAGTGAAGCTCACGCCCGAGACGACGGCCGCCTGGAAGGCCGCCATCGCCACCGAGGACTTCCACGTCTTTACGGTCTTCGCCGCCTACGAAGGCGAGGACTACGCCGATATCCCCACGGTCGTGCGCACCGTCGGCTTCATGCCGGCGGAGACTCGTGCCGCCCGCGAACTACGCACCCGTGAGGTGATCGACTTCGCGGCGGCCTTGGGTGTGAAGAGCTTTGGCTGCCACGTCGGCTTCATCCCCCACGACCCGACTCACCCCGAGTACATCGCCGTCCGCGATCTGGTGCGCCGTATCGCCGACTATGCCGCCACGTTCGGCATGACCTATTGCCTGGAAACCGGCCAGGAGCCGGCCGATCAACTCCTCGCCTTCTTTGGCGATGTGGAACGCGCCAACGTCAAAATCAACTTCGACCCGGCCAACATGATCCTCTACGGTTCGGGCGAACCGGTCGCCGCATTTGAGCTCCTGGCCGGTCAGGTGATCAGCGTCCACGGCAAGGACGGCGACTGGCCCGATGCCGCCAAGCCGGGCTCTCTTGGGACCGAACGCATCCTGGGTGAAGGCTCAGTGAACATCCCCAAGTTCATGGCAGCGCTGAAAGCCAAGGGCTATAACGGCCCTGTCTGCGTGGAATCGGGCGTCCATGGCGAAGAGCAGCGCTGGCAGACGTTGAGCAACGCCGTGAAGCTGCTGAATAGTCTCCGCTAA
- a CDS encoding PEP-CTERM sorting domain-containing protein has translation MRRTPKLLHLAALACLATVSAQGAMIVDIGVFPVSPAATGYPGGTAGWGGTITYTPDYPGQPTQYALFTGVDFDTITPVGTFTPFFASTQFVMLVNDLAGTTWSETYDSSIPTGIGQIEIFPDVPAGAFSAGTLIFYYDLYSANPFTSTDPDILIGTGYSASAFAYVQVLGNTEPDPVPEPASAALVGLGLAGVVAIRHRFGRKSR, from the coding sequence ATGCGCAGAACACCCAAACTCCTTCATTTGGCCGCCTTGGCCTGCCTTGCGACTGTGTCCGCGCAGGGAGCCATGATTGTGGACATTGGCGTCTTCCCGGTGTCACCCGCCGCGACCGGCTATCCCGGTGGAACGGCTGGGTGGGGCGGCACCATCACGTACACGCCGGACTATCCAGGTCAACCAACGCAGTATGCGCTATTCACGGGCGTGGATTTTGACACCATCACACCGGTTGGCACCTTCACGCCGTTCTTCGCGAGCACCCAATTCGTGATGCTGGTGAACGATCTCGCTGGCACCACGTGGTCCGAGACCTATGATTCTTCGATCCCTACCGGGATCGGTCAAATTGAGATCTTTCCAGATGTGCCCGCCGGCGCGTTCTCGGCCGGCACTCTGATCTTCTATTACGACCTCTACAGCGCCAACCCATTTACTAGTACCGACCCCGACATTCTGATTGGGACCGGATACTCAGCCTCCGCGTTCGCATACGTGCAGGTGCTGGGCAATACGGAACCGGATCCGGTTCCAGAACCAGCTTCGGCAGCGCTAGTGGGATTGGGTTTGGCCGGTGTGGTGGCCATCCGGCATCGATTCGGGCGGAAGTCCCGCTAA